The DNA sequence TCCATTCTTCTTGACGTACTCTTGAGCATGCTTTCCGATCATCCCGACCATTCCTCCAGCGATTCTCAATTTCACCTGTGGGAATTGCAGTGCCAAGATCTTCACGGTCTCCAGCATCAGGAAAATTCCCTTGAATGGATTCGCAGAAAGTGTGGTATGGATGGTAAAGGGCTCGGCATTCTTCACATCCCATTTGTGGGTCAGGAAGTCTGGACGGAGAATATCGTGGCAATCGCCGAAATAGGTCGCTTTGGGATTGCGACCAAGAGAATGTGCGCGGTCAAAGTCCGTACGGCCGATGAAGAAATTGATCTTGCGAAGGATTCGCTGCTCGACCTTGACCATCTTGCTCCGGTACACCAGCAGGTGGAACCAATTGATCTTGGCTTTGCGGATGTTTCTCCAGATATATTCCCACTTGCTCATTTCCGCGAAATACATGCGGTCGATCTGTTCCCGAATTCCCTGAAGCGAAGCCACAATATTGAGTTCTGGCATTCTTTCGGCAATCAATCCATAGAAATCCTCGGTACCGTGAATGTGCACGAGGTCTGGCTCGATTTCGCGCATCAGCACTTCCAAAGAATCGATTTCATGCTTGAAGTCACTCAGGAAGGAGTATTTCTTCCGGGGATAGAGGATGTAGACGACATCGTCCTCTTCATAACGCACCACCTGCTTGACAGCTTCGGTGCCGTGAATGGCGTAGAACTTCGCCTTTCCGGCAAATTCCTTTCTAATCTGATTGAACAAGGTGTCGAGCCACGTACCAGTCTGAGCTTGCTGCTTGTTCAAGTGATTGGCAGCGCCCAACAACATGGCGTTCGTGGTCCATGCGATCTTGATGAGGTTAGTTTGATTGTCCATGTTCTATTGATTCCAAATCCCCTTGGCGGTGTGGTTCATGATTTTGCGGTACTGGATCGGCGCGATCACATACCCATAGCATACACAGATGGTCGTAGACAAGATGATGCCTGCTAGTCCCATTCCCACCGTTTCGGCGAGGAAAATCGAAAGCGGAATATTCAGAATGCCTCCTACACTGGAGACGATCATTTGGAGTTTGACCTTCCCTACCCCATTGATGAAGACCACATAAGGTACTCCATAGGCAAAAACCACTACATACAGGGCCATGCAAGCTGAGAGCAGGAAAGGAATCTGGATATTATCCTCTGGATGACTAGGATCATTCAGCCAGAGATCATAAACCCAAGGGGAAGCGGCCAACAGGAATACAGCCAGTCCCAACATGAGATACCAGACGAACTTCAGCTTTTTCATCGTCTTTCTGATCCAGTCATAATCCTTTTTGCGATACGCCTCGGTGTATGCCGACCAAAATGGCGTGGACAGAATCGCAAAACCCTGGGTGATGATGCCGAAATATTTGAAGGCGGCCATGTATGCAGGAACCTCGCTAGGTCCATACAGGTACAGGATGATCCAGTTGTCCGTCTGGAAGAGTACCAGGCCGATGATTTGAATGACAAAAAACTGGGCGCCCAAGCTGATGAGATCCTTGAAGTACTCCAATCTCACCAAGGAAGGCGAAGGTCTTAGCTCCTTGTAAGGCCCCCAGAAGAAGTAGAGGCTCAAACATGCAAGCACCAGCACCGGAGTACCGGAGATCACCCAAGCCAAGTTTGTGATATTTCCCGTCGAGGCCAATTCAAAGGAACCGATAGCAATATGGTCGGTCCCCATCCATTCGAAGAGTGGAATCGTGCCGTTGGAAATCATCAGTAAGGTGCCGATGCAAACCAGGACGATACACTGCGAAACGAAATTGAACAATCCGACCTGTGCGGGTTCTTGCTTGGCCATGAAGATCATGTGCAGCAGCTTGAGAACAAAGTTCAAGCTAAAGAACCCAAAGACAATCAGCGTGACAGCCTGCAGATCTTCCCCGATGAGTGCTGCCTGTTCGGCATCGAGGAACATGATTTTGGACCAAGGGATGAGGTGATTGCAAGCCAGCAGGATCAAGGCGAGCGATCCCATGATCACAGCTAGGACGAAGTAGGTCGTGGAGACGTACATCCTCCCCAGCTGTACATTGCCATCGGCTAGAGCCTCGGACAACTTGTTGCGGAGTCCATTGCCCAGTCCGACATCAAAGAACCGGATGAAGGCAATCGCCTGAAAAATGGCCAACCATACTCCGAACTCGGATTTGGTTACGTATTCCTTCATCAAGCGAAACAGGATGAATCCGATCAGGATGTTCCCGCCTTTGACAATGAAGGACAATACGATATTCTTTTTCGCCTTCACACTACGCTCGGACCCCTTTGAGAGCAAGGCGGTCAGTTTAGCGAAGGATTTGGAAATCAAATTCATAGATGGTGATCCCGATTAGCTGGGATGAATGCCAAAATCGCACGAGTAGCCTAGGATTCTTACATGCAAATATCTGCACCAATTCTCCTCAAATGTCCTTCATGCTCCTGAACGGCAATTATCCGCCCGTATTTGGTCAAACCTGAAAATCATTTCTTTCGTCGGTCGTACATCGCCTTTTCGGCCGCTATCGGACCGCAAAACTGCGCGATACGAAAATGGGCACATTGGATACTGCGATGCCGCCCTGATGGTCTTTTACATAGACAAAAACCCGGTAGGCACCGACTTCATCCGGAGCATTGACCACAGTTTGAGGAAAGTTCGGGCGTTCGCACAAACCTTCCACGATGATGGCTTTCCGCTCGGCATCTCCACCGAACGTGCTTCTGTAGTCGCCTTCTCTCCGTACCTCCCAGGTGTATGAAAGAGAATCAGACTCGGGATCAGAAGCGATCACCTCCAACTGGATGGATTCTCCCTGCTGAACGTAAAGCCCTCCTCCTTCACCCGGATGGGAAGATTGGATTTTGAGAATATCAGGCGCACGGTTCGCAGGCCAATCTCCTTTCCACAGATAGCTCATGATGTCTACCCGAGAGGTCTTATGCCCATCTTCGGAAAACATGCTGAACCAAGTATGTGTTCGTTCCTGCTTGCTTCCCCAGTAGAAGACATAGCCCCCCAAGCACCTGGCGGTATCCTTGGAGATCGAGTTTTGGTATGCCTGCAAGCAAAAGTCTGATTTTTCCTTGCTGGTGGGCTCCAAGGGAGCATCCCAGTCCGTGGTAGGGCTTTCCCAGAATCCTTTGTTGGACCACTCGGTGACGATGTAGGGCCCTTTCCACCCGAAATTGGACTTGCGGAGATTCTTGGGGAGCGCCTCCATCCGCGAGAAGACATTCACCGATAGCATATCGATCTCAGGACAGTGCTCGGCCACTTGGCTTATCCATTCGGGACGTGCCCCCAAAGAGACAGTCGTAGGATGATTGGGATCTTCCTCATGGACCATTTCGGCAATGCCATTGATGGCTGGATACAGGTCCTCATTGTCATACATCAATTCCAATTCATTCCCGACAGACCAGCAAAGGACTGCAGGATGATCCTTGAATTGGCGGACAATAGGACGGAGCCTTTCCACCTGAGCCGCTACCGCCGTTGAATCTGAATAATCCAACCCACGACGCCCGGGGACGGCATCCAATCCCACCATGACCGTAAGGCCCAGTGAATCGGCGCGATCCAACAATGGCCCCAAATCTTGGGACGACCATGTCCGAATCGAATTGCCTCCAAACTCAACGAGTTCCGAGAGATGTTCCCGACCTCCAGCACCCCGGATGAAATAGGGTTTGCCGTTTCTGAACAACTGAAACTTGCCGTCCCGTTCAATGATCTCCACAGTCTTTCCGCTCAACTCGGAGGGCCAAGATTGGGAGGATTGCGGGGACTCGCATCCAAGTGTACAGAGTAGGAGAAGGAAACAAGTATATGCGAGGTTTCTCACGTTGTCTTTTGGGTTTAATCCGAATTCCAGAAAGCTTAGTCTTCTACCATATCAGGCGTCACACGGAATGCCCGTGAGGCCGTAACGGTGTTTCGATTCTCGTCTCGAATGGACACATAGATCCGGTAGACCCCAGTATCCAACGGCATTTGCACATTGGCAAAGTGGTAGTCCTTGTGATAGCTCACCTGTCCAACTTCCTCACGGAATCCTTCTCGGCAGACAAATGCCTCGATGGAAGTTCCTTTCAATTCATGATCAGGCGTTACCACCCGGAAAGGCAGATAAGGGCGCTTTCCGGCAATATTCTGAGGAGGAACCAAATACAAATCCTCCAACGGAATCGCTTTTGAATCAAAGGTAAAGGCGCGTTGCAGTGCATAGAAAGCAGGCTTGCGATAGCCTTCATAATCGGTGATCCCCATCCAGGTACGCGTACCTTCCATTCGGTCTTGCCAGCTAAAGGCCATACCACCGATGTTGTGTCCGCGATAGGGTTCGATATGCTTGGACCAATTACGTGCGTATTGGATGGCCTTTTGGTAATCAGATGGCTCTTCCAAGAACATATTCTCGTCCCATTTGGATAGGTCATTGACCCAGTAGCCCTCTGGACCAAACTCAGACACCAGATAAGGCGCATCTTTAATATGGTCCTGCATCAAGGAATCCAATCTGGAAATATGCGCTTCATAAGCAGAGTTCACACTCAGGAAGTCCAATTCAGGTGCATATGCTTTAGAAGCTTCCAATGCACCCGGCAGGCCATTTCCATCGGCAAATGCAGAGAATACAGGACGATCAGGATCGATCTCGTGGATTCTTCTGGCGATCTCGTTGACCATCGTCAGGTACGCTTTCCGCACCTTGAAGGCGTAAGTAGGATGGAAGTGATAGGAAATCCGGTTCCAGGTCTCATTCCCCAATGACCAAGCGATGATGGATGAATGGCCTTGATGTTCGGTTACCAATTCTACTACCTCTTCCACATAGTCTACCACTGCCGCGGAGTCAGTGTGATAATCAATGGAAGGATCAAACCAGAATCCATACATCACATTGATTCCGAAGTCATCTGCAGTATTCAGGAGGTTATAGTCGTAGATACTAGGGGTGTATCTGCGAATGGTATTTCCTCCCATGTGGTAGATCTCACGAAAATCTACAATGAGCTTCCGACGGGTCAACGGGGTGTGACCATCTCGCCAATCCGAAGATGGATTGTAGGCGACACCTTT is a window from the Pontibacter sp. G13 genome containing:
- a CDS encoding glycoside hydrolase family 2 TIM barrel-domain containing protein, with the translated sequence MRNLAYTCFLLLLCTLGCESPQSSQSWPSELSGKTVEIIERDGKFQLFRNGKPYFIRGAGGREHLSELVEFGGNSIRTWSSQDLGPLLDRADSLGLTVMVGLDAVPGRRGLDYSDSTAVAAQVERLRPIVRQFKDHPAVLCWSVGNELELMYDNEDLYPAINGIAEMVHEEDPNHPTTVSLGARPEWISQVAEHCPEIDMLSVNVFSRMEALPKNLRKSNFGWKGPYIVTEWSNKGFWESPTTDWDAPLEPTSKEKSDFCLQAYQNSISKDTARCLGGYVFYWGSKQERTHTWFSMFSEDGHKTSRVDIMSYLWKGDWPANRAPDILKIQSSHPGEGGGLYVQQGESIQLEVIASDPESDSLSYTWEVRREGDYRSTFGGDAERKAIIVEGLCERPNFPQTVVNAPDEVGAYRVFVYVKDHQGGIAVSNVPIFVSRSFAVR
- a CDS encoding MATE family efflux transporter gives rise to the protein MNLISKSFAKLTALLSKGSERSVKAKKNIVLSFIVKGGNILIGFILFRLMKEYVTKSEFGVWLAIFQAIAFIRFFDVGLGNGLRNKLSEALADGNVQLGRMYVSTTYFVLAVIMGSLALILLACNHLIPWSKIMFLDAEQAALIGEDLQAVTLIVFGFFSLNFVLKLLHMIFMAKQEPAQVGLFNFVSQCIVLVCIGTLLMISNGTIPLFEWMGTDHIAIGSFELASTGNITNLAWVISGTPVLVLACLSLYFFWGPYKELRPSPSLVRLEYFKDLISLGAQFFVIQIIGLVLFQTDNWIILYLYGPSEVPAYMAAFKYFGIITQGFAILSTPFWSAYTEAYRKKDYDWIRKTMKKLKFVWYLMLGLAVFLLAASPWVYDLWLNDPSHPEDNIQIPFLLSACMALYVVVFAYGVPYVVFINGVGKVKLQMIVSSVGGILNIPLSIFLAETVGMGLAGIILSTTICVCYGYVIAPIQYRKIMNHTAKGIWNQ
- a CDS encoding glycosyltransferase, yielding MDNQTNLIKIAWTTNAMLLGAANHLNKQQAQTGTWLDTLFNQIRKEFAGKAKFYAIHGTEAVKQVVRYEEDDVVYILYPRKKYSFLSDFKHEIDSLEVLMREIEPDLVHIHGTEDFYGLIAERMPELNIVASLQGIREQIDRMYFAEMSKWEYIWRNIRKAKINWFHLLVYRSKMVKVEQRILRKINFFIGRTDFDRAHSLGRNPKATYFGDCHDILRPDFLTHKWDVKNAEPFTIHTTLSANPFKGIFLMLETVKILALQFPQVKLRIAGGMVGMIGKHAQEYVKKNGLTKHVEFLGRCNGEQLVSSLMRSRVATVASYIENESLSLQEAQAVGVPVISTYAGGMPSMIQQGETGFQVPTGDPYYMAAEIAKLFQDDELSSYVGDRAWELIRTRNDADVIGGRYREIYTKLLNRDKEVVLQSS